AAAGTTCTAAACAGGATGAACACACGAAATAGGGGAAGTAATGGTGATAATCATTTTGCCATTCATGAGAATATCACTCTCGTTCGTATGGTATAATTTTCTTAAAAAAAGAACTGAGAGGGTTTTGAAATGAAAGGCGCTATTATGGAACAGAGCATCGAACTTTTTGCGAATAAGGGATTTAAAGAAACATCGATTCAAGATATCATGGATGTTCTAAACGTAACAAAAGGAACTTTTTATTATTATTATAAAAGTAAAGAAGAAGTACTGATGGATATTCAATATCAATATATTAATCGTCTTTTGGATAGTCAGGAAAAAATTATCCATGATGAAGAAACATCCTATCAAGAAAAATTACATGAAATTATTTTTAAATTACTCAATGATATTGAAAAAGAAGGTCTGCGAGCAAAAGTATTTTTCCGTGAAATGCGACATTTAACAAATGAGCACTTAAATCAAATCATGGAGAAACGTGATCAATTTAAAGAAAATATTCAACTTGTCGTGGAAGAAGGAATCAAGAAAGGGGAATTTCGTTCTGATTTACCCCCTAATATTGTGACGTTCGGCATTTTAGGCATGGCCAATTGGAGTTATTTTTGGTTTAAACCTGAAGGACCCATCCCAGATGTAGAGGTGGCTAAAATTTTTTACAAAATGTTACTCGAAGGGATCGAGAAGAAAGAATAATTGATCGTATTGTACGGTCTTGCTTTGGTTTGCCTCAGGGATATTATCAAATACTATCCAGTTAGTAGGACAGGAAGGAAACATCTACTAGCGAAATGACGGAAAGGTGTGGTCAAATGGCACATATGATCCCTGTGCGTAAAGGGGAAGAATTAAATATAGAAAGGTTACAAGCCTACTTGCATCAAACAATAGAAGATTTACCTAATGAACCGTTAATCATTCAACAGTTTGGCACAGGTGCGTCCAATCTTACCTATTCAATTTCCATAGGAGACTTTGAGGTGGTCCTTCGTCGTCCACCGATGGGACCTGTTGCCCCAAAAGCACATGATATGGAAAGGGAATATCGTATTTTGAAGACGATTTCTGAAGTTCTACCCATCGCCCCAACTCCTTATTGCTATTGTGAAGATGAAACGATTATCGGAAAACCATTTATTATCATGGAAAGAAAACATGGGGTGTTAGTTGATACATCTTTTCCAGAAGGAATTACTCCCACCCCATTACTAGGGAAGCAAATATCTGAAATAATGGTCAATACGTTAGTAGAACTGCATGAAATTCCATACAAAGGAAGCGCTTTAGAGAAGATGAGTAAACCAGACGGATTTTTGGAAAGGCAAGTTCACGGGTGGTTAAAACGATATGATAAAGCCAAGACCGACGACATCCCTGAAGTAGAGCTTTTGAAAAAATGGTTGCTCATGCATATTCCACTTTCTCCGAGACCAACCATCATACATTATGATTATAAATTAAACAATGCTCTCTTTTCAGAAGATTTATCGAAAATGATAGGTCTTTTTGATTGGGAGATGACAACCATTGGCGATCCCTTAGCAGATGTTGGGGCAGCCATGAGCTATTGGATAGAGAAGAATGATCCAGAAGTTTTAAAAATGGGGTTTGGCAAACCGCCTGTAACGGTATATGATGGATTTTATACGAGAAAAGAATTCATAGAATCGTATAGTAAAAAGAGCGGCCGGGATGTCTCGAACATTCATTTT
Above is a genomic segment from Oikeobacillus pervagus containing:
- a CDS encoding TetR/AcrR family transcriptional regulator; this translates as MKGAIMEQSIELFANKGFKETSIQDIMDVLNVTKGTFYYYYKSKEEVLMDIQYQYINRLLDSQEKIIHDEETSYQEKLHEIIFKLLNDIEKEGLRAKVFFREMRHLTNEHLNQIMEKRDQFKENIQLVVEEGIKKGEFRSDLPPNIVTFGILGMANWSYFWFKPEGPIPDVEVAKIFYKMLLEGIEKKE
- a CDS encoding phosphotransferase family protein, with product MAHMIPVRKGEELNIERLQAYLHQTIEDLPNEPLIIQQFGTGASNLTYSISIGDFEVVLRRPPMGPVAPKAHDMEREYRILKTISEVLPIAPTPYCYCEDETIIGKPFIIMERKHGVLVDTSFPEGITPTPLLGKQISEIMVNTLVELHEIPYKGSALEKMSKPDGFLERQVHGWLKRYDKAKTDDIPEVELLKKWLLMHIPLSPRPTIIHYDYKLNNALFSEDLSKMIGLFDWEMTTIGDPLADVGAAMSYWIEKNDPEVLKMGFGKPPVTVYDGFYTRKEFIESYSKKSGRDVSNIHFYVTFAYFKLAVICQQIYARYKKGQTNDERFARFGSFVKMLIQHSLHMAHEKF